AAGCAGTTAGAACCATATCCCCGCTCAGAATCGTTGCGGGAATGACAAGAATGGGGAGTTTTGCAATTACCTCCGCTGTTAACGTTTACCCCTTTGACTTTTTACCGGAATGTAACCATAATGCAAAGCAGAATGACGATTTACAGGCGGAAATCGGCAGCTTCATTTATAGTTACCCAACGTTTTGCGGTACGCGATGAAAAAGAAATTCCTGATTCTTTTTATTCTGTTTTCACTGACAATTCACGCGCTGGTGATCTTGCTTTCGCTCCGCATCAATCTGCCGGCAGTGACGCATAACGATCCGGTTATGAAGGTAGAGTTGAAAACGCCTCAGGAGGTGGAAAAACCCCGCGCCAGACATTCGAAAACGCCGACACGAACTTTTGCCGACGATGGCACGGAAGCCGATCCCGCCCGCGAGGCGTCGGTGGGGCTCGAAAACCCCGGCGGCGTTTATGAACCTTATCTGCTGAACATCCGCCGCCGGATCGAGCGCCTTTGGTCATACCCGCCTCAGGCCCTTGCCGAAAACCGGGAGGGAAGCGCCGTAATCCGCTTTACTATAGCGGCGAACGGAACTCTGGCGGGCTCTTCCGTGCTCACCAGTTCCGGAAACTTCCTTCTCGATGAAGGGGCTCTTGCCTGCATCAGGGGTGCCTCGCCCTTTGACCCGCTGCCCGCCTCCTTCAATCTTTCGCTCCTCAATGTAACCGCCACCTTCAGTTACCGGATAAACCTCTGAATGTATCAGATTTCGGCAATTATTCCCGCCAGGTCCCGGCTCGTTTCGAGAAGCCGGTCGCGCAGATCGACCTGTTCCACCCAGCTCTTTTTCTCCATCGCCTCCCGCCGGTTTTGAATCTGGGCAAGCCTTCCTTCGAGGTCGGCGATAAGATATCCCCAGTCTATCCGCGGTTCGGCCTTTTCCGGGTAGGCAACCACTTTGGGCTGCATCCCCGGCGTCAGCGTTATCTCTTCAAGATAATCGGGGATCGCCGCTACGACGTCGAAACGTTCCTTGATCAGCCTCGCCAGTTCCTGCTGGGCTGTGTACTCGCCATGTGTCAGAAAAAGTTTGATATCCCTGTTCTTGAAATGTCCGAACCATTCCAGAAGCTGGGTTTGTCCGGCGTGGGCGGAAAAGCCGTTAATTGTGAATATCTTCGCGCGCACGGCGACATCCTCGTTTAGAATATGAATCTTTTCGGCGCCGTCGATGATCTTCCTGCCCGGCGTTCCCTGCGCCTGGAATCCGACGAAGACAACGCTTGCCCCCTCCCGCCATAGGTTGTGGCGCAGATGGTGTTTGATGCGGCCCGCGTTGGCCATGCCGCTTGCGGAAATGACGATTGCCGGTCCCTTCTTATTGTTGATTTCAATCGATTCGGCGGTGGACTGGGTGTATTGGAGCCGGGGAAGCTGTAGCGGGTCGTCGCCGTTTTCGAGGATTAGTCTTGCCTCCTCATCCATGTATTTTTTGCATTTCTTGAAGATTTCCGTTGCCTGGATGGCAAGCGGGCTGTCCACATACACGGGGATGTCGGGGAGACGGCCATCCTTCGCCAGCAGGTGCAGAGAGTAGATCATCTCCTGGGTGCGTTCGACGGCGAAGGCCGGAATGATCACCTTTTCATGCCGTTTGTAACTGTACGCAATCGCCTCCGCAAGTTCGTCGAGACTGTCCTTTTCATCCTTGTGGTTGCGGTTGCCATAGGTGGACTCCATGAAGAGGAAATCCGCCTCTTTAATAACCGCCGGATCGCGGACGATGAGCTGCGACGGCCTGCCGATGTCCCCTGAAAAGACGATTTTGCTCTGTTTCCCGTCCTCGGTCAGGGACAGTTCTATCATCGCCGCGCCGAGGATGTGACCCGCATCCCGAAACGTGACCGTCAAACCGGGAAACGGAGAAAACGGCTCATCGTAGGTGATTGCTGAAAAAAGGGGAAAGGAGTCCATTGCATCTTTCTGCACATAGAGCGGGGCGATGGTGGATTCCCCGTGACGCCGCTGCTTTACGCTTTTCCATTGCGCTTCCATCTCCTGGATGTGGGCGCTGTCCAGCAGCATGATATGCAGAAGCTCCCAGGTTGGGGGCGTCATGTAGATTTTGCCCTTGAAGCCCTTCTGCACGAGACGGGGAATCAGGCCGGAATGATCCATATGGGCATGCGTCATCAGGATGAATTCGATCTCCTGGGGTTTATACAGATCGACATCCCAGTTGCGCTTTTCTATCTCCTCGTTGCCTTGATGCATGCCGCAGTCAATGGCAAACCTGCGCCCCGCCGCTTCGACGATATAACAGGAACCGGTAACCGTCCTTGCCGCGCCCATCAGTTTTACCTTCATTTTGCGCCTCGCTGTTTTATTTTTTCATGTTGTCCCGGAAAGGAAACCTATTTCGCTCCGTCCCCCTATCATAACCCTTCCGAAACCGCAATTGTCCTTTCCCCGCAAAAACGGCAGAACCGCGGCTTGCTCTGTTAGTCTAAATCGACGTTTCCGATCCGTGGGGTTAGCCTATAAGACGCTGAAGCAGATCATTAGTAGTTTGAATTGTTGAGTATAATTTTGCAGTGGCCCTTAAAATATTTTTGACTTGAAAAAACATTTTTCGTATAATTATCCAAACGAATAGGGAATAACTTGTCAATTAATTTTCTTTAATTGGGAGGGCCTATGTTAAGAAAAATCGGAATCATCATGCTGGTCGGCGTTTTGTCCCTGTTCTGTTTTTCTACTCCCCCCTTATGGGCGCAAAACATAATCACAAACGGTGATTTTTCGGTCGGCATCCAAGGGTGGACCGTCGTGCCGACGGATCCAGCTCCGTGGCCTCTTGTGGACGGGGCAGTCAACCTCCATCCTCCCAGCGGCAGCTACTTGGGAACGGTCATCTATCAGAATCTGAACGTGACCGGCGTCGGCGGAAAGAAGTATGATTTTTCAATGAAATTGCTGAAAACCGGCATTCCCGATGATTCCTGGCGGACCATCGCCGTCTATCTAACCTATCTGGATGGCGTCACTCCTGTCCGCTACAAGCTGGCCAACCCTCTTAATTCAGAGATCGCAACACCCCTTTCCGTGGAGGCTATCCCTACATTCAGCGGCACCGTCGGCGCCTCCGTAACGCTTCCCACAACTGCCACGGCGATTACCAAAATCGAAATCGCCAAGGAGAATTTCGGCGACTTTACGGTGGACGATATCGTTCTCGCCGAGGGGGCGGCTGCCTGCACCTTTACCGTTGCCAAGTTCGGCAGTCCGAACCCGTCCGTCTATCTGGGAGCGGCAGGGGGAACCGCTACCCTGAACGTTACGGCCTCAAACTCTGCCTGCACGTGGAGTGCTTCGGTTGCCAGCGGCTCGGATTGGCTCTCAATTGCCTCCGGCGCAAGCGGAACCGGAAGCGGGCAGATGCAGATCAGCGCCGCCGCCAATCCCAGCACGAATGGCATTCCCCGCGACGCTTCGGTTAGCTTCGGAGCGGGGCAGGGCTTCAACGTTTGGCAGATGGCAACGGCTTTGCCGCGCACCTCCGTCGCTTTGGGCAGTCTTCAGAGCCGGCGGGCGGGAAATCATACGGCCACGCTGCTGCAAAATGGCAAGGTTCTGATCGTCGGCGGCCACACTAACGTCAACATAACGGATGTTTTGGCGACGGCGGAACTCTACGACCCGGCAAGCCGTACCTTCACCCTGACCGGTTCAATGAACGTTCCCCGCTGGGGCCATACGGCAACCCTGCTGCCTGACGGCAAGGTGTTGATCGCCGGCGGTTACAACTATACGAGCGGCAGCCACACGAACCTCGACAGCGCTGAGCTCTACGACCCGGCCACCGGCCAGTTCACCCTGCTTGCCTCGAAGATGAGTTCGCCCCGACGACAACACACAGCCACGCCGTTTACTGATCCGACCACGAAGGCACCGAAAATCCTGATCGCCGGGGGGATCAACAGCGGCGGCGCGGCGCAAAGCGACACCTGGAGCGTCACCAATAAGGCCGATCTTTATGATGTTGCCACAAGCACCTTTGCCCCCACGGGGAACCTGGTTGCGGGCCGGGGAACCCACCGGGCAACAACAATTCCTGGCGCCTCTATGACCGTAAACAGTCCCCTCGGAGGTACAATTACCGTTACCGGTACGAACATCCTCGTCGTTGGGGGCAGCAATTTTGACAGTTATCTTGCAAGCGCCGAAATATATGATACAGTGGCAGGAACATTCTCCGCTACCGGATCAATGACTACGGGAAGGGCCCACGGGATAGGGAATTTTGGACCAGTTTTCGGCGGCGGCCTCACCACCGGCCAGACCTGCCTGGCCTCCACGGAAATTTATAATACCGTAACGAAGACCTTCTCGTCCTACGCGACGCTGAGCCAGGCGCGGCGGGGCCATGAGGTTACACCGCTTTCCCCCGGGCGGATACTGGTCAGCGGCGGCGACTGCGCGGGAAATGCCACCATGGAGATCCTTGATTTGGCAACGGACGCTTTTACCCCCTCCTCCCAGTCCATGACCGCGGCCCGGGTCTTCCACACAGCCACATATCTTCCCAATGCCGCCGCCCTTGCCGAATTAGATATCCTTCTTGTTGGCGGCGATCCGGGCGGAACGGCAGAGCTCTACACGACCAGTACCGCGGCAGGCACGAACGCCACACTGAACGTCCAGTTGGCAGGAACGGGAAGCGGGTTGGCATCCGCGATCGGCCTGATCTGCGGGGACGCTGGCTGCTCTGGTTCCTACCCCATCGGAACCTCGGTGACGCTCACGGCGTCGTCGGCCTCCGGGTCCATCTTCGCCGGCTGGAGCGGCGGAGGCTGCTCCGGAACCGGGAACTGCACGGTCACGATGGATGCGGCCAAAACGGTCACGGCCACCTTCGATGGAACCGCTCCTGCACAGGGCTCTTCAACCCTGCCGAAAACCGGGCAGACGACCTGCTACGACGCTACCGGAACGGCGATCGCCTGTGCCGGAACGGGCCAGGATGGAGCGGTTCAGGCAGGAATTGCCTGGCCCTCCTCACGGTTTGCAAACAACGGCAACGGTACGGTCACGGATCATCTGACCGGACTTGTATGGCTCAAGGATGCCGGCTGCACCGGCTTTGGTCCGTTTGTTCCCTGGACCGACGCCCTGACCAAGGCCAATAACCTAGCTACGGGACAGTGCGGGCTTACCGACGGCTCCCAGGCAGGCGACTGGCGACTGCCGAACATCAATGAACTCAGAAGCCTATTGATGACCGCCGGCCAGTCGGACATGACGGTCTGGCTGACGGGACAGGGATTTTCCAACGCGGGCTCTTCTTACTGGTCGTCTACCCCTGCCAATTCGGACGGATCTGCTGCCTGGGCGATCGATCTTTCGAGCTTATACATCTATGGTGTAGGGGCAACCCCCGGCACCCGCGTCTGGCCTGTTCGCGACGGACAGGACGGGGGTGTCATCATCCTGCCTAAGACGGGACAGACCACCAGCGCCGCAACTGGCGACGACGGGGCGCTGCAAAAAGGCGCAGCCTGGCCGTCTCCGAGGTTCACGGACAACAACGACGGAACGGTCACGGATCACCTGACCAGCCTGGTTTGGCTGAAAAAGGGGACCTGTGCCGTGCAAACCAAGACATGGAGTGACGCGTTGACCTATGCCGTCGGCATGGCCGAGGGGCAGTGTGACCTTGCCGACGGGTCAAAAGCGGGCGATTGGCGATTGCCAAACGTCAATGAATTGCAGAGCGTCATTGATTGGAGCAAGTCCGGTCCGGCACTGCCAGCCGGTCATCCCTTCACGGAAGTGGCATGGAATCGTTACTGGACCTCGACGAGCATCGAGAACCTGCCCGGCAGCGCCTGGCAGGTTAACCTGAATAACGGTGGGGCCTTCCCGGCCAATAAATCGTACGAACTTTCCAATGCCTACGCCTGGCCCGTGCGCACGGGTCAGGAGACGGCCGTCAACCGTACCCTGACCGTCGCCAAGGCCGGCACGGGCGCAGGTACGGTGACGAGCGCGCCGGCCGGCATAGACTGCGGTGCAAACTGCTCGGCTGCTTTTGCCGCAGGGGCGCAGGTGACGCTCACGGCCACGCCGGCCACAGGATCCACCTTCGCCGGCTGGAGCGGCGGAGGCTGCTCCGGGACGGGTATATGTACAGTCACGCTCGGTAGTGATGCCGCCATCACGGCGACTTTCCTGCTCGCTCTACCAACAGTGGCCAACGCCGGCCCGGGCAAGGTAGTCTTCGACAAGGCGCTCCTCGACGCCAGCGCCTCGCAGGGAAACATCGTCTCCTATCAGTGGACGCTGACGCACCACACCAATGCCGCTTACAACCGTACGGCGACCGGGCAAAAACCTAATATCGCCGATCTCCAACCGGGTTTTTATGATGTCCTCCTGACTGTCACCGATGCTGCCTCCCAGACGCAAACTGCAGCCACTCTGCTGGCCGTAGCGGGCCCCTGGGATATAAATGCAGAC
The window above is part of the Syntrophales bacterium genome. Proteins encoded here:
- a CDS encoding energy transducer TonB, producing the protein MKKKFLILFILFSLTIHALVILLSLRINLPAVTHNDPVMKVELKTPQEVEKPRARHSKTPTRTFADDGTEADPAREASVGLENPGGVYEPYLLNIRRRIERLWSYPPQALAENREGSAVIRFTIAANGTLAGSSVLTSSGNFLLDEGALACIRGASPFDPLPASFNLSLLNVTATFSYRINL
- a CDS encoding MBL fold metallo-hydrolase, with the protein product MKVKLMGAARTVTGSCYIVEAAGRRFAIDCGMHQGNEEIEKRNWDVDLYKPQEIEFILMTHAHMDHSGLIPRLVQKGFKGKIYMTPPTWELLHIMLLDSAHIQEMEAQWKSVKQRRHGESTIAPLYVQKDAMDSFPLFSAITYDEPFSPFPGLTVTFRDAGHILGAAMIELSLTEDGKQSKIVFSGDIGRPSQLIVRDPAVIKEADFLFMESTYGNRNHKDEKDSLDELAEAIAYSYKRHEKVIIPAFAVERTQEMIYSLHLLAKDGRLPDIPVYVDSPLAIQATEIFKKCKKYMDEEARLILENGDDPLQLPRLQYTQSTAESIEINNKKGPAIVISASGMANAGRIKHHLRHNLWREGASVVFVGFQAQGTPGRKIIDGAEKIHILNEDVAVRAKIFTINGFSAHAGQTQLLEWFGHFKNRDIKLFLTHGEYTAQQELARLIKERFDVVAAIPDYLEEITLTPGMQPKVVAYPEKAEPRIDWGYLIADLEGRLAQIQNRREAMEKKSWVEQVDLRDRLLETSRDLAGIIAEI
- a CDS encoding DUF1566 domain-containing protein, which produces MLRKIGIIMLVGVLSLFCFSTPPLWAQNIITNGDFSVGIQGWTVVPTDPAPWPLVDGAVNLHPPSGSYLGTVIYQNLNVTGVGGKKYDFSMKLLKTGIPDDSWRTIAVYLTYLDGVTPVRYKLANPLNSEIATPLSVEAIPTFSGTVGASVTLPTTATAITKIEIAKENFGDFTVDDIVLAEGAAACTFTVAKFGSPNPSVYLGAAGGTATLNVTASNSACTWSASVASGSDWLSIASGASGTGSGQMQISAAANPSTNGIPRDASVSFGAGQGFNVWQMATALPRTSVALGSLQSRRAGNHTATLLQNGKVLIVGGHTNVNITDVLATAELYDPASRTFTLTGSMNVPRWGHTATLLPDGKVLIAGGYNYTSGSHTNLDSAELYDPATGQFTLLASKMSSPRRQHTATPFTDPTTKAPKILIAGGINSGGAAQSDTWSVTNKADLYDVATSTFAPTGNLVAGRGTHRATTIPGASMTVNSPLGGTITVTGTNILVVGGSNFDSYLASAEIYDTVAGTFSATGSMTTGRAHGIGNFGPVFGGGLTTGQTCLASTEIYNTVTKTFSSYATLSQARRGHEVTPLSPGRILVSGGDCAGNATMEILDLATDAFTPSSQSMTAARVFHTATYLPNAAALAELDILLVGGDPGGTAELYTTSTAAGTNATLNVQLAGTGSGLASAIGLICGDAGCSGSYPIGTSVTLTASSASGSIFAGWSGGGCSGTGNCTVTMDAAKTVTATFDGTAPAQGSSTLPKTGQTTCYDATGTAIACAGTGQDGAVQAGIAWPSSRFANNGNGTVTDHLTGLVWLKDAGCTGFGPFVPWTDALTKANNLATGQCGLTDGSQAGDWRLPNINELRSLLMTAGQSDMTVWLTGQGFSNAGSSYWSSTPANSDGSAAWAIDLSSLYIYGVGATPGTRVWPVRDGQDGGVIILPKTGQTTSAATGDDGALQKGAAWPSPRFTDNNDGTVTDHLTSLVWLKKGTCAVQTKTWSDALTYAVGMAEGQCDLADGSKAGDWRLPNVNELQSVIDWSKSGPALPAGHPFTEVAWNRYWTSTSIENLPGSAWQVNLNNGGAFPANKSYELSNAYAWPVRTGQETAVNRTLTVAKAGTGAGTVTSAPAGIDCGANCSAAFAAGAQVTLTATPATGSTFAGWSGGGCSGTGICTVTLGSDAAITATFLLALPTVANAGPGKVVFDKALLDASASQGNIVSYQWTLTHHTNAAYNRTATGQKPNIADLQPGFYDVLLTVTDAASQTQTAATLLAVAGPWDINADGKQGLAEIIYLLQLLTGMKP